GGATCTCGTCGATCAGGCGGTCCAGCTCGGCAATGTCCTGCTCCAGGCCGGCACGGCGGCGCGGCTCCACCGCGTCCTTCACCAGCTCCAGCGCCAGCTGGATGCGCGTGAGCGGCGTGCGCAGCTCGTGCGATGCATGCGCCAGCAAGGCCTTGTGCGCACCCACCAGCTGCTCGATGCGCGCGGCCGCGTCATTGAAACGTTGGGCCAGGCGCGCCACCTCGTCGCGCCCCTCCACCGCCACGCGCGCCGAGAGCTCGCCCGCCCCCAGCCGCTCCACCCCCTGCTGCAGGCGTTCGAGCCGGCGCGTCAGCTGGCGCACGATGGGAAAGGCCAGCAGGCCCACCAGCAGCGCAAGCAGCAGCATCACGCCATGCAGGCCCAGGCCCAGGGCGGGCGGGCCGAGGGCCCAACGCAGGCGCACCAGCAGCACGCGCCCATCGGGCAGCGGCAGGCGGTAGCGCCCCCAGCGCCGGCCCGGCGGCGCCTGGCCGACCTGGGCCAGGGTCTGGCCCTGCGCGTCATAGAGCGTGGCATGCTCGCTCACACCCTCGGCCAGGCGCTGCAGGCCGGCCTGCTGCTCGGCCGGCGGCGCCGCGGCCGCGGGCAGGGCGTTCTGCACCAGCCGGCCCATCAGCTGCAGGGCCACGTCCATGGGCCCGCCCTCGCGGTGCCACAGCGCCACGCTCACCAGGGCCAGCACGATCAGGCAGGCCAGCAGCGCCAGGTAGAAGCGCAGATAGAGCCGGGGCAACAGGCGATTCAGCATCAGTCTTGCTGCCTGGCGAACACATAGCCGCTGCCGCGCACGGTGATGATGCGGCGCGGCTGCTTGGGATCGGTCTCGATGGCGGCACGCAGGCGCGACATGTGCAGGTCGATGCTGCGGTCGCTGGCCTCCAGTTTTTCGCCCGTCATCAGGTCCAGCAGGCGTTCGCGCGAGAGCACGCGGCCGGCGTTCTGGGCCAGCGCCAGCAGCAGGCTGAACTGGCTGGCCGAGAGCTCGCACACCGCGCCGTCCAGGTAGGCGGCGCGCGCCGCCGGGTCGATCTCCAGGCGGCCGAAGCGCAGCGGCTGGTCGGCCGGCAGCAGGCCGCCGTGGCGGCGCCGCAGGATGGCGCGCAAGCGCGCCAGCAGCTCGCGCGGCACGAAGGGCTTGGCGAGGTAATCGTCGGCACCGATCTCCAGCCCGACCACGCGGTCGAAGGCATCGCCGCGTGCGGTGAGCATCAGCACCGGCACGTCGGAGCGCGCACGCAGCTGGCGGCACAGGTCCAGCCCGTCCATATCGGGCAGGCTGAGGTCCAGCAGCACCGCGTCGAAGGCCTGCCGGGCCAGCGCCTCCAGGGCCGCGCTGCCCAGCCCGGCCACGCTGACCCGGTAGCCGGCCGCACCGAGATACTCGCCGAGCATCTCGGCCAGCGCCGGATCGTCTTCCACGACCAGGAGCTGTTCAAAGCTGCGTGCGGGGCCGGCTTCCAGCATCGGCGTCAGCCCTGCTTGGGCGCGTGGTGCTTGCCCAGATGGTCGACCAGCTGCTGGCGCTGCGCCGGCGTGAGCTGGTCCCCCACATCGGCCACCAGCTGCACCAGGCGGCGCGAGGCCTGGTCGGCCAGCTGCAGATGGCGCTGGCGTGCCTGCTCCAGCGCGTTGCGGTCCAGCGGCGTCTGGGCCAGCAATTGCAGGGCCTGGGTATGGGCCTCGTGCAGCTGCCGGTGCATGGGCAGCAGGTCGGTGACGGCCTGCTTCACGAGCGGATCGATCTGGGTCTGCTGCGCCGCGTTGACGTTGAGCTCGCTGTAGAGCCTGGCCAGCATGCGGTCCACATGCTTGGCTGCCTGCTCCGGGCTGCCGATGGCATGGCGCCCGTGCAGATGCGGCGCGCCGCTGGCCACCGCGGCAACGCCAGCGGTGAGCGCGGCACCGGCCACGAAGGCGGCAATCACGCTGCCCTTGAAGAAGCGGCGCAGCGAGCGGCGCGCGGGGGTGGAGGAGGATGGGCTGTTGTCCATGATGGTGACTTTCATAGCGAGGGGAGGCAACAATCCAAGCGGTGCAGGCCGCCCATTGTGGCGCCCTCACCGATTGCAGCCAGGAGGCCGGGGCCGCCTGGTCATGTCGCCACTGTGGAGCGCCCAGCTCGCAGCCCCATGTGATCGCGGTAAAGATTTGTACGGCATGATGCTGGGCCATGAGCGAAGCCCCGATCGAACTGCTGCCACCCGACATCAGCCCCTATCGCCACAGCGCCAGCGGCGTCGATTACGTCCATGTGCTGGACTCCGGCCGGCCCGGCCCCACGGTGATGGTGCAGGCGCTCACCCATGGCAACGAGCTGTGCGGCGCGCTCGCGCTGGACTGGCTGTTCCAGCAGGGCATGGGTCGCAGCCTGCAACCCCTGCAGGGCCGGCTGATCCTCAGCTTTGCCAATGTGGCCGCCTTCGAGCGCTTCGACCCGGCCGACCCGAACGCCTCGCGCTGCGTGGACGAGGACCTCAACCGCGTCTGGGCCGACGCGGTGCTGTTCGGCCCGCGCGATTCGCTGGAGCTGCGCCGGGCGCGCCAGCTGCAGCCCTTTGTCGACGCGGCCGACTATCTGTTCGACATCCATTCCATGCAGGACGCCTGCCGGCCGCTGATGGTGTGCGGCCTGCTGGACAAGGGCGCCGACTTCGCCTGCCGGCTGGGCATGCCCGGCGATCTGCTGATCGACACCGGCCACCCCTCGGGCCTGCGCATGCGCGACCGCGGCGGCTTTGGCGACCCGGCCAGCGCCAGGAATGCGCTGCTGATCGAATGCGGCCAGCATTGGGAGCGCAGCGCGGTGGAGGTGGCGATCGACGGCTTGCTGCGCTTTCTGCGCCTCACCGGCATGGTGGATGCGGCCTGGGCCGAGGCGCGCCTGCGCCTGCCGCTGCCGGCGCTGCAGCACCGCATCCGCGTCAACCAGGCCGTGACGGCGCTGAGCAGCGACTTCCACTTCCTGTTCCCGGTGCGCGGCCTGGACGTGATCGCCCGGGCCGGCACGCCCTATGCGCAGGACGGCGAGACCATTTTCAGCACCGAGTTCGACAACACCGTGCTGGTGATGCCCTCGATGAAGCACGGCCTGCCGGGCAACACCATGGTGCGGCTGGGCCGCTTCGAGAGCTGATCAGCCGACCACGAAGGCGTTCAGCTTGTTGCCGTCGAGATCGCGGAAGTAGGCGGCGTAGAAGCCCTCGCCGCGCGGGCCCGGTGCGCCCTCGTCCTTGCCGCCCAGGGCCAGGGCCTTGGCATGCACGGCCTTGACCTTGTCCTGGCTGTCCACCACCAGGGCCACCATCACGCCATTGCCGACCGTGGCCGGCTGGCCGTCGAAGGGCAGCATCACGCCGAAGCCGGGCTTGTCCATGCCCGTGCCCCAGGCATAGCCGCGGCCGAAATCCATCATGCGCTTGACGCCGATGACGGCGAACAACTCGTCGTAGAAGGCCGCGGCGCGCGGCAGGTCGTTGGTGCCCAGGGTGGTGTAGCCGATCATGCAAAGCTCCCGTGAAGTGGTTCAGCCTCGATCAAATTTGAACACGGCCATGCTGGCGAGCAAGTTTGGCATGTTGCGCACCACCCTGCCCTCCTGGATGCCGAAACTGTCCAGGATATTGAGCCGGTTCTTGCGCGCCAGCACCTCGAAGTCGGCATAGGTGCCGACGCGGATATTGGGCGTGTCGTACCACTCGTAGGGCAGCACGCGCGTCACCGGCATGCGGCCCAGCAGCACCTGCAGGCGATTGGGCCAATGCGCGAAATTGGGGAAGCTGACGATGCCGATGCGGCCCACGCGCGCGGTCTCTCGCAGCATCAGCTCGGTATTGCGCAGATGCTGCAGGGTCTCCAGCTGCAGCACCACGTCGAAGCTCTGGTCCTCGAAGATCGACAGGCCCTCTTCGAGGTTCAGCTGGATCGCGTTCACGCCGCGCTGCACGCAGGCGAGCAGGTTGGCGTCGTCCAGCTCCACGCCATAGCCGCTGCAGCCGCGGTGCTGCTTCAGGTAGGCGAGCAGCTCGCCGGTGCCGCAACCCAGGTCCAGCACGCGCGCGCCCTCGGGCACCAGGGCGGCGATCGTCTCCATCACGGCCTGCGCGCTCATGCCACCACCTCGCCGGCAATGCGCTGGAAGTAGGCGCGCAGCACGCCGTGGTAACGCGGATCCTCCAGCAGGAAGGCATCGTGGCCATGCGGTGCGTCGATCTCCGCATAGGAGACATCGAGCTTGTTGTCGAGCAGAGCCTTGACGATCTCGCGCGAGCGCGCCGGCGAGAAGCGCCAGTCGGTCGTGAAGCTGGCGAGCAGGAATTTGCAGCGCGCGCTGGCAAAGGTGCGCGAGAGGTCGCCTCCCTGCTCGCGCGCCGGGTCGAAATAGTCGAGCGCGCGCGTGATCAGCAGATAGGTGTTGGCGTCGAAGTAGTCGCTGAACTTGTCGCCCTGGTAGCGCAGATAGCTCTCGATCTGGAACTCGATGTCCTGGGTCGAATAGCCCAGTTCAGCGGCGCGCATCTGGCGTCCGAACTTCTGCTCC
This portion of the Paucibacter sediminis genome encodes:
- a CDS encoding VOC family protein; this encodes MIGYTTLGTNDLPRAAAFYDELFAVIGVKRMMDFGRGYAWGTGMDKPGFGVMLPFDGQPATVGNGVMVALVVDSQDKVKAVHAKALALGGKDEGAPGPRGEGFYAAYFRDLDGNKLNAFVVG
- a CDS encoding HAMP domain-containing sensor histidine kinase, with product MLNRLLPRLYLRFYLALLACLIVLALVSVALWHREGGPMDVALQLMGRLVQNALPAAAAPPAEQQAGLQRLAEGVSEHATLYDAQGQTLAQVGQAPPGRRWGRYRLPLPDGRVLLVRLRWALGPPALGLGLHGVMLLLALLVGLLAFPIVRQLTRRLERLQQGVERLGAGELSARVAVEGRDEVARLAQRFNDAAARIEQLVGAHKALLAHASHELRTPLTRIQLALELVKDAVEPRRRAGLEQDIAELDRLIDEILLASRLDAVNEPLQLEELDLLALAAELAAARTEVRLEGASLPLRADARLLRRLLRNLLENAERHGQPPTRVQLSASGGEAVIRVSDAGPGVPEAQREAVFEPFYRGDTRATGSGLGLALVRQIAQRHGGSAVCEGQAFVIRLPLHRP
- the metW gene encoding methionine biosynthesis protein MetW, translating into MSAQAVMETIAALVPEGARVLDLGCGTGELLAYLKQHRGCSGYGVELDDANLLACVQRGVNAIQLNLEEGLSIFEDQSFDVVLQLETLQHLRNTELMLRETARVGRIGIVSFPNFAHWPNRLQVLLGRMPVTRVLPYEWYDTPNIRVGTYADFEVLARKNRLNILDSFGIQEGRVVRNMPNLLASMAVFKFDRG
- a CDS encoding succinylglutamate desuccinylase/aspartoacylase domain-containing protein; this encodes MSEAPIELLPPDISPYRHSASGVDYVHVLDSGRPGPTVMVQALTHGNELCGALALDWLFQQGMGRSLQPLQGRLILSFANVAAFERFDPADPNASRCVDEDLNRVWADAVLFGPRDSLELRRARQLQPFVDAADYLFDIHSMQDACRPLMVCGLLDKGADFACRLGMPGDLLIDTGHPSGLRMRDRGGFGDPASARNALLIECGQHWERSAVEVAIDGLLRFLRLTGMVDAAWAEARLRLPLPALQHRIRVNQAVTALSSDFHFLFPVRGLDVIARAGTPYAQDGETIFSTEFDNTVLVMPSMKHGLPGNTMVRLGRFES
- a CDS encoding response regulator transcription factor, translated to MLEAGPARSFEQLLVVEDDPALAEMLGEYLGAAGYRVSVAGLGSAALEALARQAFDAVLLDLSLPDMDGLDLCRQLRARSDVPVLMLTARGDAFDRVVGLEIGADDYLAKPFVPRELLARLRAILRRRHGGLLPADQPLRFGRLEIDPAARAAYLDGAVCELSASQFSLLLALAQNAGRVLSRERLLDLMTGEKLEASDRSIDLHMSRLRAAIETDPKQPRRIITVRGSGYVFARQQD
- a CDS encoding Spy/CpxP family protein refolding chaperone, whose amino-acid sequence is MDNSPSSSTPARRSLRRFFKGSVIAAFVAGAALTAGVAAVASGAPHLHGRHAIGSPEQAAKHVDRMLARLYSELNVNAAQQTQIDPLVKQAVTDLLPMHRQLHEAHTQALQLLAQTPLDRNALEQARQRHLQLADQASRRLVQLVADVGDQLTPAQRQQLVDHLGKHHAPKQG